TTTTATAAGCCATGGTAATTTGCGCTCTGGTGAAAAGATAAACGATGTTAAGTTTATAGTGAGTCATGACACTGGAAATCCTGGTGCAAGTGCTTATGCAAATCGAAATTATTTCGACAGAATTCAACCGTCTGCAACTGCTCACACGTTTATCGATGATAAGTACATCTTAGAGATAATTCCTACAGATGAAAAGGCATGGCATGTTCTATATGGAGTAGAGAAAGATGATTCATTATAGGGTGAGGACGAAAATGATGCTGCAATTGGAGTTGAACTAACATATAGAGGGGACATAGCCTTTTGGGAGGCTTACAGGAGATATGTGTGGTACCCATGCCTACTTAGTTGATAAATACAACCTTAATCCTAGAACAGACATCATTGCTCACAGTTCATTAGACCCCTCAAGAAGAACAGATTCGCAAAATGCTCTTAATAGGTACGGAATCTCATGGGATCAATTTATTGATGATGTGGTACAGGCGACTGAGAAGTATTTTAAAGTAAAGATATTCCTGAACGTGTTGTTAAGGGGGAATCTGTCGAATTACCATTAAATATAGGTGATGAGGGTCCTTTTGTTAGAGACATACAAAAGGATCTAATTAAAGCTAGAATTGGTTTCTAATGTACGGCGCAGATGGCATATATGGATCAGAAACTAAACGAGCAGTAATGAGGTTTCAGAAAAAAATATGATTTGCTTCTCGATGGACTTGTTGGACCAAATACATTAAATAAGTTAAAAGAGGTAACTTCATCAAGTCGAAGTATAAATGACTTTCCTTTACCAAATGGTATTTTATCAAGGGGAGATGAAGGGCCTAAGGTGGAGTAATTACAAAGAGCTTTAAAAGAAATAAATTTTGATCCAAAATACATTGATGGAATTTACAGACCTTTAACTGAAGATTCCGTAAGAAGATTTCAATCAATGTATGCTGCTTTAGCAAACGACGGTATTTATGGTTCAAATACGCGACAGTATATAGAAATGGAACTGGAGGGAAATGGTTAAATAATATCTAATCTAATATCTAAAAATGCCAAGAAGAGGATTCTCTTGTTGGCATTTTTACCGTAACGAGTGTGAGGATAAACCATATTGTATAATGAAAACTTTTTTAGGAGGTGGGGATAATTAAAAACTTGATACCTATAACCTTAATTTTTATTTGTTCAGACTGTGCATGGTTTATTCCATCAGACCAAATTCATAGTCAGATTCCCTCTTTAGAGGTTTTCGGAAAAATGGGAACTGTGTTATCTGCTATGTTATTCTTTATAATATGTGCAATTAAACTGTTATTTACAGTCTCAAAATAGTAGATCATTGGTCTATTTTAACTCAAAGTTTTAAAGTTAGCCATTAAAGACTTATGATTAATTATAAATTTGGTAGGGCTATATATTTAAATCTTAAATTTATTATTACTAATTTTTTAATGATGGGTCCTTGAATACTTAGAGGAACCGAGACGACACAATAAAGGTTTTCTGATCAATCATCAATTAAGGTGAACTAAGTTTTATATCGTCCTCTTAGCTAGAGTAAGCTAAAAGGACGATAACAAATTATCGATATAAATTACAATGTAATCTCAGTAGAAAAAGATTTAACCCAATAAAAAACTCAAGTTATTTGATTTGAATTGTATAGCTTTTATTAAATGCCACGTTATTGAATATCAGGTAATAACCTGTCAGCAAGCTTTCTTTTTTAATACCTATAAACACTATAGCATGTATTAGCCTGTGGCTCATAATAACAATGTTGTTTATATTGTCCCGCAAATGGTTGATTATACCATGTAGGTGGACACGAACCATACGGATTAAAATACCAAAGAGCATACTTAGAAGGATGTTGTCTCCAATACTTTATTACTTCTCGAGCCAATTTTCTTTCTACATTTCTTGCTGGTCTGTAAAATAAACTACCTTTTTGTACTGCTTCAAAAGAGTAATTTCCACCTTGAACCTGAAAAATCACATCTCGTATGGTTCTTACATCCTTAAAATCTAAACAATCAGCTACTGCTCGATTCACAATGACATTCCCAACCATGAGCATTCCTAGTCGCCCTTCACCGACGGCCTCTGCATGTATCATCCTAGCTATTAAATCAACGTCATTGTTGGTATGTTTTACTCTTGTCACTTATAATCACCTCTACCAATAATTGTATTAAAAACAGTCTGCAAAAATGTCAAGTGATTACATTAGGGGAGTCTATCAGTATTAGGATCCTCATGCGTTATTGTAAGTTATGACACTATTAATGACTGCTTTCCTTTTGAATAAAAAATATATTAGTACATAAAATATTTCTACAGACGGAATGGATGTGGTAGTATGCCTGAGCTTGATTTAAATATTGAAGGGCGTAAACCTCGCAAACGTGATGGCTCGTCAAAATTTTGTGGCATTAGTCTCAAATAGGTTTTCGTTTTAATCGCAATAGACCGTCAAAAGGCAACATATTTTCTATGTGTACTTGGTAGAGGCAGAATTGTTAAAACTCAATTAGATAAGGCTGTTGGTTCTAAACTATCATAGGACAACACTCATTGTACCGATGCTTGGAGAGCTTTTTCTACTATGAAACAGCAAAGAGCATTAACGCTTTAAGTCAGTAGATGGTACAGAACGTGTAAAAGGATTGTATCATATCCAAACCGTCAATAACTATCACAGCGGTTTAAAAGTTGGCAGCAATGTTTTAATGGTGTGGCAACAAAATTCCTTGACCATTATTTGATTAAATATAGAACGTTTTAGACTTGACACCTGAAGGTGCATGGATGGTGTATCTTGCTGGTGTAATTTTAATACCTCTTTCCCTTTTGTTAAAGAAACACCTTTCTTGGAAAGAATGGTATACAACTTTTGGTGTAGTAGGATTCCTTGCTTGGTTAGGAAACATTGTCTCTTTTATTCAACTGGACGTACTTGATTCAGGAAAACCCTCAATAGGTAGTATTCCCAGATACAATAATGTTTGCCATTGCGCCTGCATGTATTAGTGTAATTTATTGTAATTATTATACTTCTTCTAATTCAAAATGGGTTGTTGCAACCATATTCACTGTCGGTTCTTTGATTACCGAGTATCTTTTAGTCAAACGTTGGTTTCCTAAAACAAAAGGGTTGGGAAATTTGGTATTCAACGCCTTTTTATGTAATAATGTTTTTTCTTTTTCTTCCATGGCACATTAAATTTATTAAGGATAAAAAGGTTCCTATATTGAACAAGAAGAAATAATATAAAGTCATTTGCTGCGCAGTCAACCATGTATTTTAAAACCCGAGATACACCACAGAGAATGAAAATAAGTATACATAGTCCATACTGATTCTACGGCTGGCTGAGGAAGGTCGATGTACTGTGGGCGATTGAGCCCTTTGCGCAGTCTGACTCCTTCGACCAAGGTGCACCACTTATTGTTGCTCCCTTCAGGGAAGCACTCATGGTAGATTAATCCTATTCTGGTTGTTGCACCAGCCTCTAATATTATTTGCCGTGTAAGGATGTTTTCAATGGATATAATCATCGAGAGAGCCTGTGGGATGGATGGTCCATAAAGACAACATTACTGCATGCGTTATAAGACCAAAAGGGAAGGAGATTGAGACCTTCTTCTCCACAAAGACTTCATCTCTAATTCAGTTGATTGACTGGATTAAGAAACATAAGTGCACTCATGTTGAATGGAAAGTACTGGTGTTTACTGGAAACCTATTGTCAACTTACTTGAATCGGAGGATATTGAATTTCTTGTAGTGAATGCTCAACATATTAAGTCGGTCCCTGGACGAAAAACGGATGTAAAAGATGAAGAATGGATCGCTAGAATGCTCTTTTATGCTACATGCATGGAATGGGGGCTCCAAGAATGGATGAAGAGCCTTCTGAAGAAGGGAATGAAAAGTCTGGCATGGATGAAGAAGTACCAGATTTAGATGAAGAACCTTCTGAAGAAGCACAAAATGAATAATAGATAAGATAAGCATTGCAACTGACAATTTCTTTATAGAACTCCTATTTATTTGGGGTTCTTTTTTCCTTTTTTACTATCCAAGTACATAATAAGAAATCCTGCAACACAAGTTACAGGATTGAAAATATTTTATTCAGATTGTGACTGCTGCTGAGTCATGATTGCACTTTGTACTTGGCTAACTGCAGTTTGAGCTTGTGCAATTTCATTTGCTGCTTGTTTTATAGCTTCTTGAGCCATAACTTGGTCAGATGAGGACTTTTCAATGGCTTGAGTTAACAATTCTTTTGTTAAAGTCACGTTTGCTTTTGCTTGGTTTAACTGGTTAATATCAATTTGTTGTTGTGGCATGTGAATCTCTCCTTTAAGCAATTATGAAATACTTTAATATAATGTCCAGGGATTCTTAATATATAAAAAATATTAATTTACATTTTTTGTATTTTTTCCAACAGTGTTATTTGACAACAGAAATTTATAAATTTGTCTTTACTTCAATTTTTCAAGTTTATATTTGAACCTTATTTTGTGATGATATTTCGTTATAGAACAATTTCTATACTTTTTTAATACCATTGTATGGAATTGTGACCGCTTGAAAGAGATGACACAGTTTTTGCTTGATAAAGTGGGACACTTTTTTCCAATTTGAAACGTATATTTTTAAGGTTAGCCTCTTTTTGGCTATTTCTAGAAAGAAATTAATGAATGTTTCAGTATTATAATTATGAATCGCCACTCTCGAGATAATGTATACAGGCTAATATTTATACACATTTGTAAAGTTGTTCTTGCTGCACTAACGAAGCAGGTTTGTTGAACAAGGGAGCATAGCCGTTATAGGACTTTATTTTTTCCTATTGAAGGTAAATTCTTTTGCGATGCAGAAATTTGTAAGATAAAAACAAACATAAATTTTGAAGTATGTTGAAATAGGAAGAAAGAGAGACATCGTGAATCTCTCTATCTCATTTTTCTATTTGAAGACCAATATTAGGAGGAATAACTAATTATTCTGAATACACAATCGCATCAAATCCGGCATTCCTTGCTTTAGTTGCTAAAGATTCTGCATTTTCTTTTGATGTGAAAGCTCCAATTTGGACTTTGTATAAACCATCTCTAAGTAAAACTATAGCATCGAATCCTTTTGACCTTGCATCTGCAGCAAGTTTGTCCGCATTAGACTTGATACGAAATGCACCTATTTGAACTTTATACAGAATAGTTGTTTTTCTCGTTAAATTAAATGCCCTAGCTAGTCCATTAGCGTGTCCTGTGGCAATAGTCGCTAAGAAACTTGTGGATTTTAATTTTTTAGCGTCATTAGGGTTATCTATAAACCCATTTTCCGTTAACATAGCTGGCATTCTTGATTCCCGTAATACATGGAAGTTAGCTGTTTTTTTACCACGATCAACAAAATCTACTGCCTTAATAATTTCATCATGAATGATATCCCGATATGTGGTTGTAGGGGCTCCAACACCAGGATAAATATAGCTTTCGAAGCCTGTCCCCCCACCAGCATTAATATGGATGGAAAGGTAGTAGTCTGCTCCCCAATTGTTTGCGGCATTTGTTCTTTCACTTAAGCTTACAGTTTGATCGCCTGTTCTACTCATTAGGATTGTTACACCTTCGTATTCATTCAATAAGATATCTCTTAGAGTTATAGCTATCTGTAAAGTAAGATTCTTTTCTTGCAGTCCATTTCCTACAGCTCCAGGGTCTGAACCGCCATGTCCAGGATCAATAAAAAGTTTAACCATCTTAATTCATCACCTCCATTAATAATATATTAAAAAGGTGCTAATATGCTTGGGCTAATAAATTAAAGATAAAATTATGCTCAAAAACTATTATCATTACAATCGTTACAATTATGTTTTTTACAAGGTCTTGTACCCATTATTAAGCCTCCTTTTAATTGAAGTCATAATAGTAAATCCAGGAATTAGACAACCTGTAACGGCTACAGTATATTCTGGCTGAAAAAATGCTGATAGTTGGGGGCTAATAAAAAAATGTGAAATACTGCACTTAAAGTAACGGGTGCTTTAGTAAAACAAATGAAGAGCAAAAAAGAGCCGAATTATGCAAGTTTTTATACACTACTTGTATATTTCGGCTCTTTTTATTTACTGCCATAAGATAGCTTTTATTACTAAAGAGAACATTTTATTCTAAATCTAATTTCCAATTAATTGTGTCACTTAAATGAGCAAAAACTGTTTCATTTTACTTGACGGTCACAGGAATCCATGTTCATGGAAAAAATTTATATAATTTATATAATTTTTATTATTTCTTATAAACTTTCCTTTATCAAGTTTTTTCATAGATCAATTACAAATTGATTTATGATCCTT
The window above is part of the Metabacillus sp. B2-18 genome. Proteins encoded here:
- a CDS encoding N-acetylmuramoyl-L-alanine amidase encodes the protein MVKLFIDPGHGGSDPGAVGNGLQEKNLTLQIAITLRDILLNEYEGVTILMSRTGDQTVSLSERTNAANNWGADYYLSIHINAGGGTGFESYIYPGVGAPTTTYRDIIHDEIIKAVDFVDRGKKTANFHVLRESRMPAMLTENGFIDNPNDAKKLKSTSFLATIATGHANGLARAFNLTRKTTILYKVQIGAFRIKSNADKLAADARSKGFDAIVLLRDGLYKVQIGAFTSKENAESLATKARNAGFDAIVYSE
- a CDS encoding cell wall hydrolase, with product MTRVKHTNNDVDLIARMIHAEAVGEGRLGMLMVGNVIVNRAVADCLDFKDVRTIRDVIFQVQGGNYSFEAVQKGSLFYRPARNVERKLAREVIKYWRQHPSKYALWYFNPYGSCPPTWYNQPFAGQYKQHCYYEPQANTCYSVYRY
- a CDS encoding peptidoglycan-binding domain-containing protein, which gives rise to MYGADGIYGSETKRAVMRFQKKI